A part of Aegilops tauschii subsp. strangulata cultivar AL8/78 chromosome 2, Aet v6.0, whole genome shotgun sequence genomic DNA contains:
- the LOC109771496 gene encoding RPM1-interacting protein 4 isoform X2, translating into MSIYQLISLLKFSSIYILRISVLVLVTVELIIISCVYLLSPQHSFLRGNPQRSCNVRKDLFVFVKMQPRIPAFGDWENSEDVPYTQKFEGARKNKKTGVYSNPNEPGHQQPDPPRKSPLNPSAYTPEPREQAPRTPLHGRRPGADPHHREPVPRRHTNPPREQGGNGGSTPRSPYRNAAGSASPMQSNSSAKPRNRAAGMHTPERRPSSEAQGQHTPGRGRTRQSNQSYNPDDEVAVPPFGEWDEANAASGEKYTGIFNRVRDDKLSPDSSARQQSSGNRKDENKVQQTCPCCIL; encoded by the exons ATGAGCATCTATCAGTTGATATCATTGCTGAAATTTTCCAGCATATACATTTTAAGAATTTCAGTTCTAGTTCTAGTTACTGTAGAACTAATAATAATCTCATGTGTATACTTGTTAAGTCCTCAGCATAGTTTTTTAAGGGGAAATCCTCAGCGTAGCTGCAACGTTCGGAAAGATTTATTTGTATTTGTCAAAATG CAACCACGCATTCCTGCATTTGGGGACTGGGAGAACAGCGAGGACGTCCCTTACACACAGAAGTTCGAGGGCGCACGGAAGAACAAGAAAACAGGTGTTTACTCCAATCCAAATGAGCCAGGACATCAGCAGCCTGACCCCCCTCGCAAGTCACCGCTGAACCCATCAGCATATACACCTGAGCCACGAGAACAGGCTCCCAGGACTCCACTCCATGGAAGAAGGCCTGGAGCCGATCCCCATCACCGCGAACCCGTGCCACGACGGCACACAAATCCTCCGCGGGAGCAAGGGGGCAACGGTGGCAGCACTCCCAGAAGCCCTTACAGAAATGCTGCAGGGTCTGCTTCACCGATGCAGTCAAACAGTTCAGCAAAGCCGAGGAACAGGGCAGCTGGAATGCACACTCCAGAGAGGAGGCCTTCGTCCGAAGCGCAGGGCCAGCACACTCCTGGAAGGGGCAGAACGAGGCAGAGCAACCAAAGCTACAAT CCTGACGATGaagtggctgtcccaccatttgGTGAGTGGGATGAGGCGAACGCGGCATCAGGCGAAAAGTATACGGGTATCTTCAACAGGGTGAGGGATGATAAACTATCGCCCGACTCTTCTGCCAGGCAGCAGTCATCTGGCAATCGCAAAGACGAAAATAAGGTGCAACAG ACATGTCCTTGCTGCATACTTTGA
- the LOC109771496 gene encoding RPM1-interacting protein 4 isoform X1: MAQPRIPAFGDWENSEDVPYTQKFEGARKNKKTGVYSNPNEPGHQQPDPPRKSPLNPSAYTPEPREQAPRTPLHGRRPGADPHHREPVPRRHTNPPREQGGNGGSTPRSPYRNAAGSASPMQSNSSAKPRNRAAGMHTPERRPSSEAQGQHTPGRGRTRQSNQSYNPDDEVAVPPFGEWDEANAASGEKYTGIFNRVRDDKLSPDSSARQQSSGNRKDENKVQQTCPCCIL, encoded by the exons ATGGCG CAACCACGCATTCCTGCATTTGGGGACTGGGAGAACAGCGAGGACGTCCCTTACACACAGAAGTTCGAGGGCGCACGGAAGAACAAGAAAACAGGTGTTTACTCCAATCCAAATGAGCCAGGACATCAGCAGCCTGACCCCCCTCGCAAGTCACCGCTGAACCCATCAGCATATACACCTGAGCCACGAGAACAGGCTCCCAGGACTCCACTCCATGGAAGAAGGCCTGGAGCCGATCCCCATCACCGCGAACCCGTGCCACGACGGCACACAAATCCTCCGCGGGAGCAAGGGGGCAACGGTGGCAGCACTCCCAGAAGCCCTTACAGAAATGCTGCAGGGTCTGCTTCACCGATGCAGTCAAACAGTTCAGCAAAGCCGAGGAACAGGGCAGCTGGAATGCACACTCCAGAGAGGAGGCCTTCGTCCGAAGCGCAGGGCCAGCACACTCCTGGAAGGGGCAGAACGAGGCAGAGCAACCAAAGCTACAAT CCTGACGATGaagtggctgtcccaccatttgGTGAGTGGGATGAGGCGAACGCGGCATCAGGCGAAAAGTATACGGGTATCTTCAACAGGGTGAGGGATGATAAACTATCGCCCGACTCTTCTGCCAGGCAGCAGTCATCTGGCAATCGCAAAGACGAAAATAAGGTGCAACAG ACATGTCCTTGCTGCATACTTTGA
- the LOC109771495 gene encoding violaxanthin de-epoxidase, chloroplastic, translated as MLSRQCFKHVFPAEGSSSSVLHGPGSRGAASRSRTGLSFHRCCVRASLWRTDHLQISTARLSEIKVHTLLQVPDVFNAIKSWSKLQLVTVTGLAACVVLLVPSAGATDALKTCTCLLKECRIELAKCIANPSCAANVACLNTCNNRPDETECQIKCGDLFENSVVDEFNECAVSRKKCVPKKSDVGEFPVPDPSALVKNFNMADFRGKWYISSGLNPTFDTFDCQLHEFRLEGDRLVANLAWRIPTPDSGFFTRGAVQRFVQDPSQPAILYNHDNEYLHYQDDWYILSSKIENKDDDYIFVYYRGRNDAWDGYGGAVVYTRSRELPETIVPELERAAKSVGRDFSTFIRTDNTCGAEPPLADRIERTVEKGEKLIVDEVKEIEGEIEGEVKELEREEETLVKRLADGIMEVKQDVMNFFQGLSKEEMEILDQLNLEATEVEELFSRSLPIRKLR; from the exons ATGTTGTCGCGGCAGTGCTTTAAACACGTCTTCCCAGCCGAAGGCTCCTCCTCCAGCGTTCTCCACGGTCCCGGCTCCAGAGGTGCAGCCAGCAGGAGCCGCACCGGCCTCAGCTTCCACCGGTGTTGCGTCAGGGCTAGCCTATGGAGGACCGATCACCTGCAAATAAGCACCGCTCGATTGTCCGAG ATTAAGGTACACACATTGCTTCAAGTACCAGATGTTTTCAATGCCATCAAGAGCTGGAGCAAACTGCAACTGGTCACGGTGACAGGGCTGGCGGCATGTGTGGTTCTGCTAGTCCCTTCTGCCGGTGCCACTGATGCTCTCAAGACATGCACTTGCCTGCTCAAGGAATGCAG GATCGAGCTGGCAAAATGCATAGCCAACCCATCATGTGCAGCAAATGTGGCATGCTTAAATACATGCAACAATCGACCTGACGAGACTGAATGCCAG ATCAAATGTGGGGATCTGTTCGAGAACAGCGTGGTCGATGAATTCAACGAGTGCGCCGTTTCACGCAAAAAATGTGTCCCCAAAAAGTCTGATGTTGGGGAGTTCCCCGTCCCTGATCCATCTGCCCTTGTCAAGAACTTCAACATGGCAGATTTTAGAGGCAAGTGGTACATTTCAAGTGGCCTAAATCCTACTTTTGACACGTTCGATTGCCAGCTTCACGAGTTTCGTCTCGAGGGAGACAGACTTGTTGCAAATTTGGCATGGAGAATTCCCACCCCCGACTCCGGCTTCTTCACCAGGGGGGCCGTGCAGCGGTTCGTGCAGGATCCCTCACAACCAGCAATATTGTATAACCATGACAACGAGTACCTGCACTATCAAGATGACTG GTACATTCTCTCATCGAAAATAGAGAACAAGGACGATGACTACATATTTGTATACTACCGTGGAAGAAATGACGCATGGGATGGATATGGTGGCGCTGTTGTGTACACAAGAAGCAGGGAATTACCTGAGACAATAGTCCCCGAGCTAGAAAGGGCTGCGAAAAGCGTAGGGCGGGACTTCTCCACATTTATCAGGACAGACAACACCTGTGGTGCCGAGCCTCCTCTTGCCGATAGAATCGAGAGGACTGTTGAGAAAGGGGAGAAGCTCATCGTTGATGAGGTAAAGGAGATCGAAGGGGAGATCGAGGGAGAGGTCAAGGagctggagagggaggaggagacaCTGGTTAAGAGGTTGGCAGATGGCATCATGGAGGTCAAACAGGATGTGATGAACTTCTTTCAGGGTTTGAGCAAAGAGGAGATGGAAATTTTGGATCAGCTGAACTTGgaggcgaccgaggtcgaggagCTCTTCAGCCGCTCCCTGCCGATAAGGAAGCTAAGATAG